tcaaaattttatttttatagaaaattttgtcaaaattttatttcatctaattatacaattatttttcgacctTTATGGACTAATGtaccaactttaaaaaaatagatttcgatttgttggtacattagtgtagtaacaaatcgaaatctaaaaaaaataagattaagggattgtaaagttatacgaaaagatgatgcacagtgcgggtgaaaaatggttaaatttgggaaaaataattctcgtatgtaaatttcataagaaattaacataaaagaaccaaattgaatcatctcacccggccagatctcgctaaagactatggaaatgtgtagtggccaacactgaaacatatatgtatagtcaggcttgcgagatgggtatctggcattttcttttcagtaacttaatgatgtcaattcccttaatcttcctgtccaataagctcgaataaatattgtaataacttctagtttaaatgatttggacattgaaccagcctgcattgatatcaggctaacataaaaatagtaaaattttatttctatagaaaattttgtcaaaattttgtttctatagaaaattttgtcaaaattttatttctataaaactttttatcaatattttatttttatagaaaattttatcaaaattttatttctataggaaatttcaacaaaattttatttctatagaaaattttgacaaaattttatttttatataaaatagtttcaaaattttatttttagacaacatttttttttagaaaattttctcaaaactttgtaaaaatgttatattttgtcaaaattttatttcgataaaaatttcgataaaatttcatttctatacaaaatgtttatcaaaattttatttctatagaaaattttgtcaaaattttatttctatagaaaatttttatcaaaattttatttttatagaaaattgtttcaaaattttagtttcagttttgtaaaaatgttatttctatagacaattttgtcaaaattttatttctatagaaaattttgttaaaatttcatttctatagaaaattttgtcaaaatttctatagagagttttgtcaaattttatttctataaaaattttgtcaaaattttatttctatagaaaattttgtcaaaattttatttctatagaaaattttgttaaaattttatttctatagaacattttgtcaaaattttatttctatagagagttttgtcaaattttatttctatagaaaattttctcaaaattttattcctatagaatattttgcaaaaaaatttatttctatagaaaattttgtcaaaattttatttctatagaaaatgttgtcaaaattttagttttagagaaaatgttgtcaacatttttgttagaaaattttctcaaagctttgtaaaaatgttatttctatagacaattttgtcaaaattttatttctatagaaaatttttgtcaaaattttatttctatagaaaattttgttaaaattttatttctatagaaaattttgtcaaattttatttctaaaaaaattttctcaaaattttatttctatagtaaattttctcaaaattttattcctatagaatattttgcaaaaaattgtatttctacagaaaattttgtcaaaattttatttctacagaaaattttgttaaaattttatttctatagaaaattttgtcaaaattttatttctatagaaaattttgtcaaaattttatttctatagaaaattttgtcaaaattttatttatctagaattttttgtcaaaattttatttatctagataatttttgtcaaaattttatttctatagaaaatttccacaaaattttatttctttataaaatttttatcaaaattttatttctataaaaaaaatttaatctaatttaattGTTTCGATTAACTACAtctattctctagaaaattttgtcaaaattttatttctatagaaaatttcaacaaaattttatttctatagaaaattttttagattaatttaatttaattttttcgaatAACTACATCTATTCTCTCTACAACATAGACTTTAAAAAATAACTTGGTcaagttaaaatttcaattcttaccATTTCCATTAGAACGGGCACCATAATACTTGCAATGGCTACATTAGAGCTAAATGCTGTCAGGAATACCGCAATCAAAATAACAACCAACAAAAGCACTGGCAATGGTAGCACTTTTAAACCTTTCAACGATTGACCAATCAAATCGGACATGCCACTACGTTTGGTGCCTTCGGACAATGCAAAACCACCGCCCAACAAGAAAATCAATCCCCATGGTACTTTCGATTGAATTATTTTCCAATTGATCAAAGAGGGTGTGGGTCCTGTGGGCAAAGGCAAGTTTTTACGATTGCAGCAATAACGTAAAAAGGCATAATTGGCTGGCAGGATGAAACACatgaccacaacgaaaattgtgGGCATGGAATTCTTGATTTTCACTGCGTTAAGGATATCGGCCCATCCAACGAAAATGCCAGGCGAGCGTGTAAAGTACAATGTCACCATAATAATGAATAAAGCCATGACTTGATATTCGTGAATGCTCATGGGACCCAATTCCTTGTAACGTTGATCGATGACTTTTTTAGCCACACCTGCTCCCTGTTGGCCTAGTTTAACTTCTTCAGCTTCTTTACTCTTGGGCCGGAAGAGACCCATGAAATGATATTGCAACCAGAAGAAGGTCAAAGCGGTGTAGACCAACATAGAGGGTACTGAGTAGAACATAAATGTGGGGAAATCCAATGTTTCGGTAGAGGTGGGGAATCTTGATTCGTAGAGACTTTTGAAAGCCAAATTGGTGGCGGTACCAATAACTGTACCACAACCACCCAAAGATGAGGCATAAGCAACACCCAAATAGTAACATATTGTGATCTTTGAGGGGCTAGGGGATCTGTAattaaatgaatacaattaaaaaatctgtTATTGGAGGATATAGCATAAAAAGCCAACTTACGAATCTTCTCCAGTCTTCTTATTGTTGCCTCCTCCCACTATTTTGTATTCAGGTTCTGTGGTCATTTTACATAAACCCTGTGCTTGTAATTCTTCCAAAACAGCTTGAATAATAGGGCACATCATGGCCGTACAAGCAGCATTTGAAATCCACATGGACAAAAACATTGTGACGAACATCAAACCAAAAtgtaatctaaaaaaaaaaagaaaaaaaaaacgaattaaaaaaaaaaaaacaattaaaaaaaagaattttattatattttttgtcaataaaaaacACTTTAATTGAATATGGGAAAatcttcaattacaaaattatctataccaaaaaaaaagtgaatctaCCATGAAATAGAtgtagatttattttataaaattttaaataaaatatttttaatatttttatacctaaGTTTTTTgtctctctagaaaattttgtcaaaatttaatttcataaaaaaaattgttttatttttctagaaaattttgtcaaagttttatttctctagaaaattttctcaaaaatgtatttttctagaaaattttgtcagaactttattttctagaaatttttatcaaaatgtgatttctatagaaatttttatcaaaatgttatttctttagaaaattgtcaaaattttatttctgtagaaaattttgtcaaaattttatttctagagaaaattttgtcaatattttttttctctaaaaatttttgacaaaactttatttctcacaaaaaaaattgtgtacaaattttacttctctagaaaatgtcaaaattttatttttctagaatattttgtcaacattttattcctatagaaaattttgtcacaattttgtttctctagaaaattttgtaaaaattttatttctatagaaaattttggcaaaattttatttctgtagaaaattttggcaaaattttatttctatagaaatttttatcaaaattgcatttctctaaaaaaaattgtcaaaattttatttttctagaaaattttgttaaaaatttatttctctagaaaatgttgtgaaacttttatttctatagaaaattttgtgaaaattttatttctatagaaaattttgtcaaaattgtttttctctaaaaatttttgataaaactttatttctcaaaaaaaaaaaaaatgtgtccaaattatacttctctagaaaatgttgtcaaaattttatttttctagaaaatgttgtcaaaattttatttttctagaaaattttgtcaaaattttgtttctctagaaaattttgtcaaaattttatttctgcagaaaattttggcaaaattttatttctgtagaaaattttggcaaaattttatttctatagaaaattttgacaaaattttatttttcaaaaaaaaaaaaaatgtgtccaaattttacttctctagaaaatgttgtcaaaattttatttttctagaaaattttgtcaacattttgtttctctagaatattttgtcaaaattttatttctatagaaaaatttggcaaaattttatttctatagaaaattttatcaaaattgtatttctctaaaaaaaattgttaacattttatttttctagaaaattttgttaaaaatttatttctgtagaaaattttgtgaaaattttatcaaaattgtatttctctaaaaaaattcaaaattttatttttctagaaaattttgttaaaaatttatttctgtagaacattttgtgaacatttgatttctatagaaaattttgtgaaaattgtttttctctaaaaatttttgacaaaactttatttctcaaaaaaaaaaaaaaaaatgtgtcttctctagaaaatgttgtcaaaattttatttttctagaaaattttgtcaaaattttatttctatagaaaattttgtcaaaattgtatttctctaaaaaaaattcaaaattttatttttctagaaaattttgttaaaaatttatctctgtagaaaattttatcaaaattgtatttctctaaatcaaattgtcaacattttatttttctagaaaattttgttaacaatttatttctgtagaaaattttgtcaaaattttatttctatggaaaattttgtcaaaattttatttctctagaaaattttgtcaaaattttatttttctagaacattttttcaaaattttatttctctaaaaaaaattgtgaaaattttatttttctaaaaaattttgttaaaaatttatttctgtagaaaattttgtgaaaattttatttctatagaaaattttgtcaaaattttatttctatagaaaattttgtcaaaattttatttatatagaaaattttgtcaaaattttatttctatagaaaattttgtcaaaattttatttctatagaaaattttgtcaaaattgtttttctctaaaaatttttgacaaaacattatttctcaaaaaaaaaaaattgtatcaaaattttacttctctagaaaatgttgtcaaaattttatttttctagaaaattttatttctatagaaaattttgtcaaaattttgtttctctagaaaatgttgtcaaaattttatttctgtagaaaattttggcaaaattttatttctgtagaaaattttgtcaaaattttatttctctagaaaattttgtcaaaattttatttctagaaaaacatCTCATAAGTGTTTCCTGGTTTACACATCTCAACTCGAAACCATATCCGTTAGCTACACTCCCGAAACAGAGCTTCTAATCATTATCAGTATTTGATATTGGTATGTTTCTAGAAACAACATGTTCAGCTCATTAGCATCCATTTGACATTCCCCAAAAACTTTCTGTTGTCTCCAATACCTATTTCCTGAATCAATTACGTCATTTAagccgaaaaatatttttttgtgcgtACAAATGAACCAAAATGGGCGGACGTGACCAACAGCATGTTATGCTCACacaccaatattttttcaattaaaatacgtGAACATTTAAACGCAAAAAATGAAAGGAGATTTTCTGtggatattttattaattttatcgaGTTCTAGTTGAAaacattgttttttcttttaaatattggtGTTGTTGTACTAGTAGCGCTACCGCAGCAACTCTATTGGTTGCTTTGGCTTTTGTTATAGTGATATGGTGACATGCTGGAAGCAAGTTTGAGAATCATTGGAGAACATTGATTGAGAGAGGGACTTAAAGTAATACAATTGTACTTTGCATATGTTATTGTTCGTGAGTGGGTGGGTAGTAGATACTGAAATAGGGATGTCATATAGGGGTATGTGGTTGGTCCAAGAGGGTTATATAGTTGCTGCCGGGAAAATCACTTTATCAACAAATAGGTTAACCATCGTTAATAATTCGATTATAAAATTCATCTTAGAAAATATAATCTctgacaaatattttaattaaaattttctaacataaaattcaatttttttcatagtgGGTTCATTATTTTCTTGGGTGaattttgtatcaaaataaaaatcaatcataatcataataaaaaactttttttaattgacatcggTGATTCATAGTAgtatttccgtgattgaagcaGTTTCAATTTTCCAcacatcagaaaaaaaattaatactatcgacaatttttaagTGTGTATTTATTAAACGTACATACCTTC
This is a stretch of genomic DNA from Haematobia irritans isolate KBUSLIRL chromosome 4, ASM5000362v1, whole genome shotgun sequence. It encodes these proteins:
- the Indy gene encoding tricarboxylate transporter protein I'm not dead yet translates to MLLNNIPAYRCMYLLIIMSVYWVTEALPLYVTSMLPVVAFPIMGILSSEMVCQLFFKDTMVMFMGGIMVALVIEHCNLHKRLALRVIQIVGCGPRRLHFGLMFVTMFLSMWISNAACTAMMCPIIQAVLEELQAQGLCKMTTEPEYKIVGGGNNKKTGEDSSPSPSKITICYYLGVAYASSLGGCGTVIGTATNLAFKSLYESRFPTSTETLDFPTFMFYSVPSMLVYTALTFFWLQYHFMGLFRPKSKEAEEVKLGQQGAGVAKKVIDQRYKELGPMSIHEYQVMALFIIMVTLYFTRSPGIFVGWADILNAVKIKNSMPTIFVVVMCFILPANYAFLRYCCNRKNLPLPTGPTPSLINWKIIQSKVPWGLIFLLGGGFALSEGTKRSGMSDLIGQSLKGLKVLPLPVLLLVVILIAVFLTAFSSNVAIASIMVPVLMEMALAIEVHPLYLVLPAGLACSMAFHLPVSTPPNALVAGYANIRTKDMAAAGVGPTIITITVLFIFCQTWGTLVYPSLTTFPEWTQMEVKNITAALVANANV